In the genome of Montipora foliosa isolate CH-2021 chromosome 3, ASM3666993v2, whole genome shotgun sequence, one region contains:
- the LOC137994711 gene encoding zinc finger MYM-type protein 1-like yields the protein MNLNIQHARGQCYDGAATMAGEKTGVATQIKTINGKCLYTHCYGHALNLAVADAIKSVQCISDSLDTVREIGKLVKKSPQRNTKLDKIRAETKNESRGVHAFCPTRWTVRGEALAAVINNHAELMELWDWSLTVSKDTEMKARIRGVQSMMTTFNFYFGCTLGEQLLRQTDNLSRALQDSSTSAAQGNRLAQDVVKTLLKDRTDTSFHLFWARILQRKTTEIQTIEDPMLPRKRKAPVRHEVGEQNTHHFPKTHKDHYRRIYFNAVDTVTQCIATRFEQTDFKIYLNIQELLLKSFASEPCDTELAEVVKMYSEDLDSFKLKGQLLLLPQTAESMGFDTSEFDVNDLVTFLQSLDSSRRKLLSEISTLGKLLLVLPATNAVSERSFSALKRVKTYLRSTTGDSKLNHLMMLHVHKDRTDALTLVDVANDFVGEKENRKQLFGKCSANDIPNKFSTSSKSTQTEN from the coding sequence ATGAATTTAAACATCCAGCACGCCCGTGGGCAGTGTTATGATGGAGCAGCGACAATGGCAGGCGAGAAAACAGGAGTAGCTACGCAAATTAAAACCATCAACGGAAAATGCTTATACACGCACTGTTATGGGCATGCCTTAAATCTGGCTGTCGCTGATGCCATAAAATCAGTTCAGTGCATCAGTGATTCACTTGATACAGTACGCGAAATTGGAAAGCTGGTTAAAAAGTCACCGCAAAGAAACACAAAGTTAGACAAAATAAGAGCCGAAACCAAGAATGAGTCACGTGGTGTACATGCATTTTGCCCTACGAGATGGACTGTGCGTGGCGAAGCATTAGCAGCAGTGATCAATAATCACGCTGAACTAATGGAACTATGGGACTGGTCGCTAACCGTGTCAAAAGACACGGAAATGAAGGCAAGAATCCGAGGTGTTCAAAGTATGATGACAacgttcaatttttattttggttgtACTCTGGGAGAGCAGCTTCTGAGGCAGACCGACAACCTAAGTCGCGCCTTGCAAGATTCATCCACCTCAGCTGCTCAAGGTAACAGACTTGCCCAGGATGTGGTAAAAACCTTACTGAAAGATCGGACTGATACCTCATTTCATCTTTTTTGGGCTCGGATCTTACAGCGCAAAACTACAGAGATTCAGACCATTGAGGATCCTATGTTACCCAGGAAGAGAAAAGCACCAGTCAGGCACGAAGTTGGAGAACAGAACACCCACCACTTTCCTAAAACCCACAAAGACCATTACAGACGAATCTACTTTAATGCGGTAGATACTGTAACCCAATGCATCGCCACAAGATTTGAGCAAACAGACTTCAAAATCTACTTGAACATACAGGAGCTCCTCTTGAAGTCTTTTGCCAGTGAGCCATGTGACACTGAGCTAGCCGAAGTGGTGAAAATGTACAGCGAAGATTTGGATTCTTTCAAGTTAAAAGGACAACTTTTGCTTTTACCACAGACAGCAGAGTCAATGGGGTTTGACACTTCAGAATTTGACGTCAATGATTTGGTAACCTTCTTGCAGTCGCTTGATAGCTCCCGCCGAAAACTATTAAGCGAAATTTCTACCCTGGGAAAGCTGTTACTCGTCCTGCCAGCAACCAATGCCGTTAGTGAGAGATCGTTTTCAGCTTTAAAGCGGGTGAAGACGTATTTGCGCTCAACAACCGGAGACTCTAAACTGAACCACCTCATGATGTTGCATGTTCACAAGGACAGAACAGATGCTCTGACCCTTGTAGACGTAGCTAATGACTTCGTTGGGGAGAAAGAAAACCGAAAGCAATTGTTTGGCAAATGTTCCGCGAACGATATCCCAAACAAGTTCTCTACTTCGTCAAAGTCAACACAAACGGAAAATTAG